From the genome of Jannaschia sp. S6380:
CGGCGGCGCTGCGCCTTTCGCATGGCACGCTGGGGACGCTCCTGCTCGTGGCGGGGCGACAGGTCGTGACGGCCGAGCGGATCGAGGTGCTGGCCATCGGCACCGACGCGTCCTTCGACGACGGGCAATCGGCCGACGAAACCCTGCGCCGGATCGCGGCGGCGGGGTGCCCCGCCATCCTGCCCTGGGGCCTCGGCAAGTGGATCGGTCGTCGTGGCCGCCTGGTCGAGGATCTTTTGGACCGGCATGGCCCGGCTGTGCGCCCGGGCGACAATGCGGGCCGGCCTGTCGGCTGGCCGCGACCCGGGCCGTTCCGTGGCAGGGCCGTCCTGCCCGGAACCGATCCGTTGCCGATCCCCGGCGCCGAGGAGGAGGCCGGCCGCTACGGCCTCCTTTTGTCGGGGCGTCTCGATGCGGCGCGTCCGGCCGCCGATCTGGTGCAGCGCCTCAGCCTGCCATCCCTGTCGGTCAAGGCGATCGGCCGACGACAGAACATGGCCCGGGTTGCGGCCCGCCAGATTGCCCTGCGCCGCGCCCGCGCGGAGCGTTCGCCGTCATGAAGCGCGCCACCCTCGCCGAGCTGACCGCCGATCCGGTCGATATCCTTGTGATCGGGGGCGGCATCTACGGTCTGATGGCGGCGCGCGACGCCGCCCTGCGCGGATTCTCGACGGTTCTCGTGGAACGCGACGATTTTGGCGGGGGCACCTCGCACAACTCGCTCAAGATCATGCATGGCGGCATCCGCTACCTTCAACAGCTCGACATCGCCCGGCTCCGCGCCTCCGCCCGCGAGCGGGCCTTCTGGCAGCGGGCGGCCCCGGCCCTGATCCGACCGCTGGACTTCGTGATCCCGCTCTTCGGGCATGCCGGCAAGGGCCCCGAAGCCTTCCGTGCCGCCGCGGCGCTCTACCGGATCGCCTCCGCCGGGCTACGCGGCCCGGAATACGGGTCGGGCGCCGTCATCACGGCCGCAGCGGCGCGCGACAGGATGGGCGAACTGGCGCCTGCCGGGATGACGGCAGGCGGCGTCTGGCAGGATGGCCAGATCCTCGATGCGAACCGCCTCCATCTCGCATGCCTGCGCGCCGGCATCGACGCTGGCCTGCGGGCGGCGAACCACATGCGGGTCGATGAGCTGTGTCGCCGGGATGCCACGGTCACGGGTGCGCAGGTGACCGATCGGCTGACGGGCGAGACCGGGCGCATCCGCGCGCGCATGACCCTGTGCTGCGCCGGGGTCGCCACGCCCGACATCGTGGCGACCGCGAAGGCGCCGCTGCGGACGCGCTTCCCCAGCTTCGCGCGGGCCCTCAACATCGTCACCGACCGTCCCGCCGATCCGCAGGCCATCGGCATCGTCAGCCGCACCCCTTCCGATTCCCGCTTGGGCCGGGGCGGGCGGATGTATTTCCTGACGCCCTGGCAGGGTCGCACGATCATCGGCACGCACGAGGCCGATCCGACCGATGACGGGTCCCCGCAGGGCGATGTCGACGCCTTCCTGCACGAACTCGCGGCCGCCGGTTCGGCCCTTCGGCTCGGGCGTGGAAACGTGCTGTGGACCTATGTGGGCAATATCCCCGCCGATATCGATGATGCCAGGGGCGGGCCGCGCCGGCACACCCGCGGCACGCTCGTCGACCACGGTCGGGCCGAT
Proteins encoded in this window:
- a CDS encoding FAD-dependent oxidoreductase — encoded protein: MKRATLAELTADPVDILVIGGGIYGLMAARDAALRGFSTVLVERDDFGGGTSHNSLKIMHGGIRYLQQLDIARLRASARERAFWQRAAPALIRPLDFVIPLFGHAGKGPEAFRAAAALYRIASAGLRGPEYGSGAVITAAAARDRMGELAPAGMTAGGVWQDGQILDANRLHLACLRAGIDAGLRAANHMRVDELCRRDATVTGAQVTDRLTGETGRIRARMTLCCAGVATPDIVATAKAPLRTRFPSFARALNIVTDRPADPQAIGIVSRTPSDSRLGRGGRMYFLTPWQGRTIIGTHEADPTDDGSPQGDVDAFLHELAAAGSALRLGRGNVLWTYVGNIPADIDDARGGPRRHTRGTLVDHGRADGLAGLISVTGVKYTTARLVAERAVDCAAAELGHRVRGRPSLEAGLPDPGLAIFDPSDGAALDHRIRTAIREEMADSLEDVLLRRTTLAETGRLAGPAGAALIDRAAGLMAEAAGWGADRRAAEAARIRDRLPGAG